Proteins from one Armatimonadota bacterium genomic window:
- a CDS encoding DUF302 domain-containing protein, with translation MDALDYTVPTDRGFDDAVASVERAAAANGFRVLHTHDFAATLAEKGFPREPLTVVEICNAKYASEVLAKDVRLALMLPCPISIYAENGRTHIGTMLPSALTSLFPRAGIEETAQAVEAAVIRIVEEAR, from the coding sequence ATGGATGCACTGGACTACACCGTGCCGACGGACAGGGGCTTCGACGATGCGGTAGCGTCGGTGGAGCGCGCAGCGGCAGCAAACGGCTTTCGGGTTCTGCACACGCACGACTTTGCCGCCACGCTTGCCGAAAAGGGATTCCCACGTGAGCCGCTTACTGTCGTGGAAATCTGCAACGCGAAGTACGCCAGTGAAGTACTGGCAAAAGATGTGCGCCTTGCGCTAATGCTTCCTTGCCCCATCAGCATCTACGCGGAGAACGGCCGGACGCACATCGGCACGATGCTGCCCTCGGCACTGACGTCGCTGTTTCCACGCGCGGGGATCGAGGAGACCGCACAGGCGGTTGAAGCGGCCGTGATCCGCATCGTTGAAGAGGCCCGGTGA
- a CDS encoding DUF2294 domain-containing protein, translating into MNRQTKGSIEAEVGNAVVKFQREQQGRGPAQVEVHLHRDLLLVRCSGVFTATETRLASTPEGKKLIRSARHELRVISRAEIEAEIAGIVGCPVLRSYGEIDTDVAELIEVYVLDEDVEKRLA; encoded by the coding sequence ATGAACCGCCAGACCAAGGGCAGCATCGAGGCAGAGGTCGGCAATGCCGTGGTGAAGTTCCAGCGTGAGCAGCAGGGCCGCGGTCCCGCGCAGGTTGAGGTGCATCTGCATCGTGATCTGCTGCTGGTGCGCTGCAGCGGCGTCTTCACAGCCACGGAGACACGCCTTGCATCAACGCCGGAGGGAAAAAAGCTGATACGCAGCGCGAGACACGAGCTCCGCGTGATCAGTCGCGCTGAGATCGAGGCAGAGATCGCCGGCATTGTGGGCTGCCCGGTGCTTCGCAGTTACGGTGAGATCGATACGGATGTGGCCGAACTCATCGAGGTCTATGTGCTCGATGAGGATGTGGAGAAGCGCCTGGCTTAG
- a CDS encoding glycoside hydrolase family 127 protein, producing the protein MQTLRKLSLLALFIVLLLPSQSPPAANKGNLSTEPHPRSGMLQPFRYPDVMLTGGPLDGQASGAKSLYLGLSNDSLLKGFRQRAGLPAPGRNMGGWYDPGGFAAGHSFGQYLSALARYYANTHDSRFKAKVTELVHGFDQTIAPDGFFYATQQVARDWPDYVYDKNCTGMRDAWNLTGDGEALVVLKKMTDWAWTNLPRRHDEWYTLPENLYKCYALTRDPRYLTMARQFDYSADFYQPLANGINAFTPNRHAYSHVNTLASAARAYQVTGDETYFRAIQNAWTFLTTTQMVASGGWGPNERFVTPGAGKLAASVTATGAAFETPCGSYATVNLDRYLLRFTGDAKYGDNMERVLLNGMLAALPEQPSGRTFYYSDYRPGTKKAYYRDAWPCCSGTYAEITADYPLDVYFHTAAGLTVNLFTPSTVQWRVRGSSVSVSQATSFPTSNRAGFTVRCRRPTRFALQIRVPQWVSGPVTARLNSRLIHPKAVPGAFLEVNRLWHDRDTLTVTLPMALRLEPIAPETPQLAALMYGPVLLVAISRGAVVLPVSGAGSVTMLKRVPAAPLTFQTADGSLTFRPLYQVRSAHYTTYLNVQPGQRVRLRPKSS; encoded by the coding sequence ATGCAAACCCTGCGCAAACTCTCGCTGTTGGCGCTCTTCATCGTCCTTCTTCTCCCGTCGCAGAGCCCGCCCGCGGCGAACAAAGGGAATCTGAGCACCGAACCTCACCCGCGGTCCGGAATGCTGCAACCGTTCCGATATCCGGATGTCATGCTCACCGGCGGCCCACTGGATGGGCAGGCAAGCGGGGCAAAAAGTCTCTATCTCGGCCTGTCGAACGACAGCCTGCTGAAAGGCTTCCGCCAAAGGGCCGGATTACCTGCACCGGGACGCAACATGGGCGGCTGGTACGACCCTGGTGGCTTCGCCGCGGGCCACTCGTTCGGACAGTACCTCTCCGCGCTGGCGCGGTACTACGCCAATACCCATGACAGCAGATTCAAGGCGAAGGTGACGGAACTGGTTCACGGCTTCGACCAGACGATAGCACCGGACGGCTTCTTTTACGCAACACAGCAGGTGGCGCGCGACTGGCCGGACTACGTGTACGATAAGAACTGCACCGGGATGCGCGACGCCTGGAACCTCACCGGCGATGGCGAGGCGCTGGTGGTGCTGAAGAAGATGACCGATTGGGCGTGGACGAACCTGCCGCGCCGGCACGATGAGTGGTATACGCTACCGGAAAACCTGTACAAGTGCTATGCGCTGACCAGAGATCCGCGGTACCTCACCATGGCGCGCCAGTTTGACTACAGTGCCGATTTCTACCAGCCGCTTGCCAACGGCATCAACGCGTTTACACCCAACCGGCACGCCTACAGCCACGTGAACACGCTGGCTTCCGCCGCCCGGGCGTACCAGGTTACGGGCGACGAGACCTACTTCAGGGCGATTCAGAACGCGTGGACTTTCCTCACCACAACCCAGATGGTTGCATCCGGTGGATGGGGACCCAACGAGCGGTTCGTAACTCCCGGCGCGGGCAAGCTGGCCGCATCGGTCACCGCGACCGGCGCCGCTTTCGAAACGCCGTGTGGCTCGTACGCCACGGTGAACCTCGATCGGTACCTGCTGCGCTTTACCGGCGATGCAAAGTACGGCGACAACATGGAGCGCGTGCTCCTCAACGGAATGCTTGCCGCGCTGCCGGAACAGCCGAGCGGACGAACCTTCTACTACTCCGATTACCGACCCGGCACAAAGAAGGCCTACTACCGCGACGCGTGGCCGTGCTGTTCCGGCACGTACGCCGAAATCACCGCCGACTATCCGCTGGATGTCTACTTTCACACCGCCGCCGGCCTCACCGTAAACCTGTTCACGCCGTCAACGGTTCAGTGGCGTGTGCGGGGATCCAGTGTGTCCGTATCCCAGGCCACGAGTTTTCCCACGTCCAACCGTGCCGGCTTTACCGTTCGGTGCCGGCGACCCACCCGGTTCGCCCTGCAGATCCGGGTGCCGCAGTGGGTTTCCGGCCCGGTCACAGCGAGATTGAACAGCCGCCTGATCCATCCAAAGGCAGTTCCAGGAGCCTTTCTGGAGGTTAACCGCCTATGGCACGACCGTGATACGCTCACAGTTACCCTCCCGATGGCGCTTCGACTGGAACCCATCGCGCCCGAAACTCCACAGCTCGCTGCCCTGATGTACGGACCGGTGCTGCTGGTTGCTATCTCGCGCGGCGCGGTTGTTCTGCCGGTTTCCGGTGCCGGGTCTGTTACCATGTTGAAGCGCGTGCCTGCCGCGCCGCTAACATTCCAGACGGCAGATGGTTCACTCACCTTCCGTCCCTTGTACCAGGTGCGCAGCGCGCACTACACCACGTACCTGAACGTTCAGCCCGGCCAGCGTGTGCGGCTCCGTCCGAAGTCATCTTGA
- the kdpF gene encoding K(+)-transporting ATPase subunit F: protein MDLELISAAIAALLLMIWLVYALLRPERF, encoded by the coding sequence GTGGACCTTGAGCTGATATCGGCGGCGATCGCCGCGCTGCTGCTGATGATCTGGCTGGTCTATGCGCTGCTCCGTCCGGAACGCTTTTAG
- a CDS encoding nucleoside hydrolase, producing MVPVLLDTDIGSDIDDALALSLLLKEPCCRLLGITTVTGEPHHRASLASAISRAFGRGDIPVHVGAAEPWLIPQRQPHVPQFAALRKGASYATYHTRNTAVEFLQSTIRAHPHEITLIAIGPLTNIGLLFATDPEIPPLLNRLVLMGGCWFQSPGAPPTVEWNILCDPHAAARVFAAPGLRIEAAGLDVTTQVKLAGDTCTERLRGLGHHLELVADMTDIWCGGSRLEVTFHDPLAAALPFHNGLCTMETGSAVVELCGAFPGKTDLRADQAGTCSVARTVDAQRFLDLYWKALAA from the coding sequence ATCGTTCCCGTCCTTCTGGATACCGACATCGGCAGCGACATTGACGATGCGCTGGCGCTCAGCCTGCTGCTCAAAGAGCCTTGCTGCCGCCTGCTTGGCATCACCACGGTAACGGGGGAACCGCACCATCGCGCCTCGCTGGCCTCTGCAATAAGCCGCGCCTTCGGCCGTGGAGATATTCCCGTGCACGTAGGTGCGGCCGAACCATGGCTCATTCCGCAGCGGCAGCCGCATGTCCCCCAATTCGCCGCGCTCCGAAAGGGCGCAAGCTATGCCACGTATCACACGCGCAACACCGCGGTGGAGTTTTTGCAGAGCACGATCCGGGCGCATCCGCACGAGATCACGCTGATCGCTATAGGGCCTCTGACCAACATCGGCCTCCTGTTTGCCACGGATCCCGAAATACCGCCGCTCCTGAACCGCCTTGTTCTGATGGGCGGCTGCTGGTTTCAATCTCCCGGAGCGCCACCTACGGTTGAGTGGAACATTCTGTGCGATCCGCACGCGGCGGCGCGCGTTTTCGCGGCGCCGGGTCTGCGCATCGAAGCGGCCGGGCTGGACGTAACCACACAGGTCAAGCTGGCAGGCGACACCTGCACCGAGCGCCTTCGCGGTCTGGGTCATCACCTCGAGCTGGTCGCCGATATGACCGATATATGGTGCGGCGGCAGCCGGCTGGAGGTGACGTTTCACGATCCGCTGGCAGCGGCTCTGCCGTTCCATAACGGGCTTTGCACCATGGAGACCGGTTCAGCAGTAGTTGAACTCTGCGGCGCATTTCCCGGCAAGACCGACCTCCGCGCAGATCAAGCCGGCACGTGCAGCGTTGCCAGAACGGTAGATGCTCAGCGGTTTCTCGACCTGTACTGGAAGGCGCTGGCGGCGTGA
- a CDS encoding sigma-70 family RNA polymerase sigma factor, with protein sequence METTLQTPARVTRMHETSDVPKSESGEIERARNGDELAIAVLVDRYRARALRLAAAILRSNDEAQDVVQVAFLRAFGTLGTYRGDGAFFTWLYPIIVRTALDRRRTAWWRRRAAPLQERDAAASFENASDARILVEQLLDALDAPMRAVLVLRELEGLEYEEIAIALRIPVGRVKWRLHRARALFRELYMKEVGGPA encoded by the coding sequence ATGGAAACCACCTTACAAACCCCGGCCCGGGTAACACGGATGCACGAAACCTCGGATGTACCGAAGTCGGAATCCGGCGAAATCGAACGGGCGCGAAATGGCGATGAGCTCGCCATAGCCGTGCTGGTGGACCGCTATAGAGCCAGGGCGCTTCGGTTGGCCGCTGCAATCCTGCGCTCCAATGATGAGGCGCAGGATGTGGTGCAGGTTGCCTTTCTGCGGGCATTCGGCACGTTAGGCACATACCGTGGCGATGGCGCCTTCTTTACGTGGCTCTACCCGATAATCGTACGCACTGCGCTGGATCGGCGGCGGACAGCGTGGTGGCGTCGCCGGGCGGCGCCGCTTCAGGAACGCGACGCAGCCGCGAGTTTCGAGAATGCTTCCGATGCGCGAATTCTCGTGGAACAACTGCTCGACGCCCTTGACGCACCGATGCGCGCGGTATTGGTTCTGCGAGAACTGGAAGGGCTGGAGTACGAGGAGATCGCCATCGCGCTCCGGATCCCGGTTGGTCGTGTAAAGTGGCGCCTGCACCGGGCTCGAGCGCTATTCCGCGAGCTCTATATGAAGGAAGTGGGTGGACCGGCATGA
- the dgoD gene encoding galactonate dehydratase, which produces MKITGIEALVCNARMRNWIFVKVLTDQPGLYGWGEATLEWHTRAVVGAIKDLEPLLIGEDPTRVEYLWQMMYRQHFWHGNGIVRGTAISGIDIALWDIMGKVHGCPCHKLWGGPVRDTVRTYCHLGGGRMEDFYETSNADAARFGELAARAVEDGFTAFKSMAVPWTMPLEGQRPVRYAEACVKAMRDAVGPDIDVMVDCHARPSPQMGLLFARALEPYGLYWFEEPCWPETMDDIALISRAVSTPIATGERLITQHQFRELFEKRACAVIQPDITHCGGLSEARRIAAMAEAYRISLAPHNPQGPVSTAASLEFGFATPGYIICEAVHLDVPWRADVVSEGFVVETRGRTVAPGNRPGLGVEINEAEVAKHPFEQELPQRVFYADGAVGDW; this is translated from the coding sequence ATGAAGATTACAGGCATCGAGGCTCTTGTCTGCAATGCGCGAATGCGCAACTGGATTTTCGTCAAGGTCCTCACGGATCAGCCCGGGCTTTACGGCTGGGGCGAAGCGACCCTGGAGTGGCACACACGGGCGGTGGTCGGCGCCATCAAGGACCTCGAACCGCTGCTGATCGGTGAAGATCCTACCCGCGTCGAGTACCTGTGGCAGATGATGTACCGGCAGCATTTCTGGCACGGAAACGGCATCGTGCGCGGCACGGCGATCAGCGGCATCGACATCGCCCTCTGGGATATCATGGGCAAGGTTCACGGCTGCCCCTGCCACAAGCTCTGGGGCGGGCCCGTCCGCGATACTGTTCGCACCTATTGCCACCTGGGTGGCGGCCGCATGGAGGACTTTTACGAGACATCCAACGCGGATGCCGCCCGTTTTGGCGAGCTGGCCGCCAGGGCTGTCGAGGATGGATTTACCGCGTTCAAGTCGATGGCGGTGCCGTGGACGATGCCGCTGGAAGGGCAGCGGCCGGTTCGATACGCCGAGGCGTGCGTGAAGGCGATGCGTGACGCCGTTGGGCCAGACATCGACGTGATGGTGGATTGCCACGCAAGGCCCTCCCCGCAGATGGGTCTGCTCTTCGCCAGGGCACTGGAGCCGTACGGCCTCTACTGGTTTGAGGAGCCATGCTGGCCTGAGACGATGGATGACATCGCCCTGATTTCTCGTGCGGTCAGCACACCGATTGCAACGGGCGAGCGGCTGATTACGCAGCACCAGTTCCGTGAGCTATTTGAGAAGCGCGCGTGCGCCGTCATTCAGCCGGACATCACTCATTGCGGCGGCCTGAGTGAGGCGCGCAGGATCGCAGCCATGGCCGAGGCGTACCGCATCTCGCTGGCGCCGCACAACCCGCAAGGTCCGGTCAGTACGGCGGCATCCCTGGAGTTTGGGTTTGCCACACCCGGATACATTATCTGCGAGGCTGTCCACCTGGACGTGCCGTGGCGCGCCGATGTCGTGAGCGAGGGCTTCGTTGTGGAAACGCGGGGCCGCACCGTTGCTCCCGGTAATCGTCCGGGTTTGGGAGTCGAGATCAATGAGGCTGAAGTAGCGAAGCATCCTTTTGAGCAGGAGCTGCCGCAGAGGGTGTTTTACGCCGACGGCGCTGTAGGAGACTGGTAG
- a CDS encoding chitobiase/beta-hexosaminidase C-terminal domain-containing protein: MSQIHRGPICALAQSAIVFAAICALSAVPRSARAQIYVSTGMGNNQRTGANTHEKKLTPANVTANSFGLVFTLPVDGYVYAQPLYMSGLTVNGAYHNCIFVATEHDSVYCFDADKRIGSNSQPLWSTSFINPPNVTTVPSGDTGSGDLVPEIGITSTPVIDTSTGTIYVEAKTKETSGGVTTYVQRLHALNILTGQERPGSPVVITAQVPGIGDGSSGGMVSLDPLRHHNRPALLLDNGVVYIGFASHGDNTPYHGWVVGYNESTLAQTSIFCTTPNGLTDPSGYPIGGGGIWQSGDGLASGPHGSIYFLTGNGTFDVDSSLGSGIDYGDSMVKLTPGAGILSATDYFTPYDQDGLNRSDSDLGSGGCLVLPDAAGSATYPHLMVGCGKEGKIYLVNRDAMGHYNTGGSDSQIVQTVPYQIAGTWSGPSYWNGNLYYCGAGDLVKAFSLSAAQISATPTSYSPEAYQYPGATPVVSAWGNTNGIVWALENGSNGDVNLHAYDATNLTNELYNSGATSGRDDPGGYVKFAVPTVANGKVYVPAQFAVGVYGPARFAIAPVITPGSGNFTGPVSVSITDATPSATIRYTTDGSTPTSVSHRYVGAFTVSSTKLVKARAFASGLVPSGITEAPIRIGIGPANGDGLWATYFSDMTLTTPVLARVDPQVNFNWNGNSPAPGVGQTQWSARWYGRVEAEVTGTITLQTLSDDGVRLFWNHNEVINDWNDHGPTVDTASVYVHAGTQYPVTIEYYQDGGGSLMQFSWADAADPMAPVPQSQLFSLHVDTPVIGPPGGSFDPSVQVSMTEETPGATIHYTTDGTVPTIKSTIYSSPFTLTATRTVRARAFVGSSTSETARAKFLLNRHPAAYQINSGGGAVAPYSADEDSTGGTPTSTSSSVDTGGVSNAAPEAVYQTQSYGDITYTLPNLTPGALYTVRLHFAELYYTVSGIRLFSVAINGSSVLNNYDVIAAAGGPLRAVAPEFFATADSTGNITITFSNGTNVPDGTPIVNAVEVLPN; encoded by the coding sequence ATGAGTCAAATCCACCGCGGGCCTATTTGCGCGCTTGCGCAATCGGCGATCGTGTTCGCCGCCATCTGCGCTTTATCGGCTGTGCCGCGCAGCGCGCGGGCCCAGATCTACGTCTCGACCGGAATGGGCAACAACCAGCGCACCGGCGCCAACACCCACGAGAAGAAGCTGACGCCGGCAAACGTCACGGCGAACAGCTTTGGTCTGGTGTTCACATTGCCGGTGGATGGGTATGTCTATGCCCAACCACTCTATATGTCGGGCCTCACTGTAAATGGGGCTTATCACAATTGTATTTTCGTTGCGACCGAGCACGACAGCGTCTACTGCTTCGATGCCGACAAGCGGATCGGATCGAACTCACAGCCCCTCTGGAGCACAAGTTTCATCAATCCGCCCAATGTCACAACCGTTCCCAGTGGCGATACCGGCAGTGGCGATCTGGTTCCCGAGATCGGTATAACCAGCACGCCGGTGATCGACACAAGCACCGGTACGATCTATGTTGAGGCGAAGACCAAAGAGACCAGCGGCGGCGTCACCACCTACGTGCAGCGGCTGCACGCCCTGAACATTCTGACGGGCCAGGAGCGGCCCGGGAGCCCAGTGGTCATCACTGCCCAGGTTCCCGGCATCGGCGACGGCAGCAGCGGAGGGATGGTGAGCCTCGACCCGCTGCGCCACCACAACCGGCCCGCGCTGCTGCTGGATAACGGCGTGGTGTACATCGGCTTCGCTTCGCACGGAGACAACACGCCGTACCATGGTTGGGTGGTGGGTTACAACGAATCGACGCTGGCGCAAACGTCGATCTTCTGCACCACACCAAACGGCCTGACCGATCCCAGCGGGTATCCGATCGGCGGCGGCGGAATCTGGCAGAGCGGCGACGGCCTGGCGTCCGGACCCCACGGGAGTATCTACTTCCTCACCGGGAACGGGACGTTTGATGTGGACAGTTCGCTGGGAAGCGGCATCGACTACGGCGACAGCATGGTCAAGCTGACACCCGGCGCCGGCATCCTATCCGCCACGGACTACTTCACTCCGTACGACCAGGACGGCCTGAACCGCTCCGATTCGGACCTTGGATCGGGCGGCTGCCTGGTGCTTCCGGATGCCGCCGGAAGCGCCACCTACCCACACCTGATGGTCGGCTGCGGTAAGGAAGGCAAGATCTACCTGGTGAATCGGGATGCGATGGGCCACTACAACACCGGCGGCAGCGACAGCCAGATTGTGCAAACCGTCCCGTATCAGATTGCCGGAACCTGGAGCGGCCCGAGTTACTGGAACGGCAACCTGTACTACTGCGGCGCAGGCGACCTGGTGAAGGCGTTCAGCCTGAGCGCAGCGCAGATCAGCGCCACACCCACGTCCTATTCGCCCGAGGCGTACCAGTATCCCGGCGCGACACCCGTTGTGTCGGCATGGGGCAACACCAATGGCATCGTGTGGGCGCTGGAAAACGGCAGCAATGGCGACGTCAACCTGCACGCGTATGATGCCACGAATCTGACTAACGAACTGTACAACTCCGGCGCCACAAGCGGCCGCGACGATCCCGGCGGTTATGTGAAGTTTGCGGTGCCTACGGTTGCAAACGGAAAGGTATATGTACCGGCCCAATTCGCCGTAGGGGTATACGGGCCTGCCCGCTTTGCCATCGCGCCGGTGATCACCCCCGGAAGCGGAAACTTTACCGGACCGGTGAGCGTGAGCATTACGGATGCAACTCCCAGCGCAACTATCCGGTACACCACCGATGGCAGTACACCAACATCCGTGTCACACCGTTACGTTGGCGCCTTCACGGTAAGCTCCACGAAACTGGTAAAGGCGCGGGCGTTCGCAAGCGGGCTGGTTCCGAGCGGAATCACCGAAGCCCCAATCCGGATCGGCATCGGCCCGGCAAACGGCGACGGCCTGTGGGCAACCTACTTCAGCGACATGACGCTGACCACCCCCGTGCTCGCTCGCGTCGATCCGCAAGTGAACTTCAACTGGAACGGCAACTCACCGGCGCCCGGCGTTGGGCAGACGCAGTGGTCGGCGCGCTGGTACGGCCGAGTTGAGGCCGAGGTAACCGGAACCATAACGCTGCAAACGCTCTCCGACGACGGCGTGCGGCTCTTCTGGAACCACAACGAAGTGATCAACGACTGGAATGATCATGGTCCCACGGTGGATACGGCCAGTGTCTACGTCCACGCCGGCACCCAGTATCCGGTAACCATTGAGTACTACCAGGATGGCGGCGGCTCGCTGATGCAGTTTTCCTGGGCGGATGCCGCGGACCCCATGGCGCCGGTTCCTCAGAGTCAGCTCTTCTCACTGCACGTCGATACGCCGGTGATCGGTCCGCCGGGCGGCAGCTTTGATCCGTCCGTACAGGTTTCGATGACGGAGGAGACGCCCGGCGCGACAATCCATTACACCACCGATGGTACGGTGCCGACCATCAAGTCCACAATCTACTCCAGCCCGTTTACGCTCACGGCAACCCGTACCGTGCGTGCGCGTGCCTTTGTTGGGTCGAGTACAAGCGAAACTGCCCGCGCAAAGTTCCTGCTGAACCGGCACCCGGCCGCCTACCAGATCAACTCCGGCGGCGGAGCGGTCGCTCCCTACTCTGCCGACGAGGACTCCACGGGCGGAACGCCCACCTCCACCTCCAGCAGCGTCGATACCGGCGGCGTGTCTAACGCGGCGCCCGAGGCGGTTTACCAGACGCAGTCGTATGGCGACATCACGTATACGCTGCCTAACCTCACGCCTGGCGCTCTCTACACCGTGCGGCTGCACTTTGCCGAACTCTACTACACGGTAAGCGGCATCCGGCTCTTCAGCGTGGCGATCAACGGCAGCAGCGTTTTGAACAACTACGATGTGATAGCGGCTGCCGGCGGACCGCTTCGTGCCGTAGCGCCGGAGTTCTTCGCAACGGCCGACAGCACCGGCAATATCACCATCACGTTTTCGAACGGTACCAACGTGCCCGACGGCACGCCGATCGTCAACGCCGTGGAAGTGCTGCCGAACTGA
- the ligA gene encoding NAD-dependent DNA ligase LigA translates to MTSAAAGAAARAGELRRLIGEHNHRYYVLDDPSVSDAAFDALMTELQQLEAEYPELVVPESPTQRVAAGVSTGFATVAHRAPMLSLDNAFGEAPLRAWEARNRTYLGMPGDAPFEYVAELKIDGASISLHYEHGKLVRALTRGNGEEGEEITANARAIATIPLQLLESSVPPPEFIEVRGEVYLTFEEFARINAGLEEGGGKTFANPRNAAAGSLRQRDPALTAHRRLNTFMYTLGAVDGMAFDAQWQLLETYREWGLRTNPNVRLCRGIDEVLAFCDEWAVRKESLNYDIDGVVVKVNAFAVQAELGAASRSPRWAIAYKGYTPNQARTVVEEIAVQVGRLGTLTPVAHLRPVNVGGVTVSRATLHNEDEIRRKDVRIGDTVVVQRAGEVIPEVVEVVVDARTGAEREFRMPEECPVCRGEVERAAGEAVSRCINVSCPAQIRERIRHFVSRNAMDIEGLGDKHIDQLVTRGIIASAADIYSLTLEKLGPLERMGDRLAASILAAIQAGKRRPLQRLLFAVGIRHVGEGGARALARAFGSLEAVRDASEEQLAAVPDIGPTTAASIRHFFHDPHNQQLIAALEEAGVVPEAQQRAPESNRFAGKTFVFTGTLQQLKREDAEEIVRQHGGNASGSVSKQTSCVVAGEKAGSKLDKARSLGVEVITEAEFLERVQRDDAS, encoded by the coding sequence ATGACCTCTGCTGCGGCCGGCGCCGCGGCGCGCGCTGGTGAACTTCGCCGTCTGATCGGCGAGCACAACCACCGGTACTACGTGCTCGATGATCCCTCCGTCTCCGATGCGGCATTCGACGCGCTGATGACGGAGCTGCAGCAGCTGGAAGCGGAGTACCCCGAACTGGTTGTGCCGGAGTCACCAACACAGCGGGTAGCTGCCGGTGTTTCAACCGGCTTCGCCACCGTTGCGCACCGCGCTCCGATGCTCTCGCTGGATAACGCCTTTGGCGAGGCTCCGCTGCGCGCGTGGGAAGCCCGCAACCGCACCTACCTGGGCATGCCCGGCGACGCGCCATTTGAGTATGTGGCCGAGTTAAAGATCGACGGCGCCTCGATATCGCTCCACTATGAGCACGGCAAGCTGGTTCGCGCCCTAACGCGTGGAAATGGTGAGGAGGGCGAAGAGATTACGGCCAATGCCCGCGCTATCGCCACGATCCCGCTGCAACTGCTGGAGAGCAGCGTGCCTCCTCCGGAGTTCATTGAAGTTCGCGGCGAGGTCTACCTCACGTTTGAGGAGTTCGCACGCATCAACGCCGGGCTGGAAGAGGGCGGCGGAAAAACCTTCGCCAACCCGCGCAACGCCGCGGCCGGCAGCCTGCGGCAAAGGGATCCTGCGCTGACGGCGCACCGGCGCCTCAATACTTTTATGTATACACTGGGCGCTGTGGATGGCATGGCTTTTGATGCGCAGTGGCAGCTGCTGGAGACCTATCGCGAGTGGGGCCTCAGAACCAATCCCAACGTGCGCTTGTGCCGCGGTATCGACGAGGTTCTGGCTTTCTGTGACGAGTGGGCCGTAAGGAAAGAGTCGCTCAACTACGATATCGATGGCGTGGTCGTCAAGGTGAATGCGTTTGCGGTACAGGCCGAGCTCGGCGCGGCCAGCCGGAGCCCTCGCTGGGCCATCGCCTATAAGGGATACACACCGAACCAGGCACGGACCGTGGTCGAAGAGATCGCCGTCCAGGTAGGTCGACTTGGCACGCTGACGCCCGTCGCGCATCTCCGCCCGGTGAACGTTGGCGGCGTCACCGTGTCGCGGGCGACCCTGCACAACGAGGACGAGATCCGGCGAAAGGATGTGCGGATTGGCGACACGGTGGTGGTTCAGCGCGCCGGTGAGGTGATTCCTGAGGTCGTGGAGGTGGTTGTCGACGCGCGAACCGGCGCCGAGCGGGAGTTCCGCATGCCGGAGGAGTGTCCGGTCTGCCGGGGAGAGGTGGAGCGAGCGGCCGGCGAAGCGGTTTCGCGCTGCATCAATGTCAGCTGCCCCGCCCAAATCCGGGAGCGCATCCGTCACTTTGTATCGCGCAACGCGATGGATATTGAGGGCCTGGGCGACAAACACATCGACCAACTGGTTACTCGGGGCATAATCGCCAGCGCTGCCGACATTTACAGCCTCACGCTGGAGAAGCTCGGTCCGCTGGAACGGATGGGCGATCGCCTTGCCGCCAGTATTCTCGCCGCCATCCAGGCCGGCAAACGCCGGCCACTTCAACGCCTCCTGTTTGCTGTTGGCATTCGCCACGTGGGAGAAGGCGGCGCCCGGGCGCTGGCGAGGGCGTTCGGTTCACTTGAGGCGGTGCGAGATGCTTCCGAAGAGCAGCTTGCCGCGGTGCCCGACATTGGCCCCACAACGGCCGCCAGTATCCGCCACTTTTTTCACGACCCGCACAACCAGCAACTCATCGCGGCGCTGGAGGAGGCCGGTGTTGTACCGGAAGCCCAGCAGCGCGCGCCGGAATCCAACCGTTTCGCTGGAAAGACGTTTGTCTTTACAGGTACGCTGCAGCAGTTGAAGCGCGAGGATGCGGAAGAGATTGTTCGGCAGCACGGCGGCAATGCTTCGGGAAGCGTGAGCAAGCAGACGAGTTGTGTGGTGGCCGGCGAAAAGGCCGGCTCGAAACTCGATAAAGCCCGCTCTTTGGGCGTGGAGGTCATCACCGAGGCAGAGTTCCTGGAGCGTGTTCAGCGTGACGACGCCTCGTGA